One genomic region from Halodesulfovibrio sp. MK-HDV encodes:
- a CDS encoding queuosine precursor transporter: MNELLWISFAITDLCIALMLYRFFGKVGLFAVIVFNLLLCNLQVLKTVELFGLTTTLGNILYAGVFLATDMLSEFYGKREAQKGVMLGFITLVLMTVYMQIALHFAPAADDFVQPHLEAIFGFLPRIAVASMLAYLASQTHDVWAFHFWKEKTNGKMLWLRNNASTLVSQLIDSTIFCLIAFYGVFPTAVLVEILITTVIFKAIVSVLDTPFIYLARRVHAVLPEHAH, from the coding sequence ATGAACGAACTATTATGGATTAGCTTCGCAATTACAGATCTCTGTATTGCACTGATGCTCTATAGGTTCTTTGGCAAGGTCGGCCTGTTTGCCGTTATTGTCTTCAACCTTCTTCTTTGTAACCTTCAGGTTCTTAAAACAGTAGAGCTGTTTGGGCTTACAACAACACTTGGTAATATTTTGTACGCCGGTGTTTTCTTAGCAACCGACATGCTTAGCGAATTCTACGGAAAACGCGAGGCACAAAAAGGCGTTATGCTCGGGTTTATTACACTCGTCCTTATGACAGTGTACATGCAAATTGCTTTACATTTTGCACCTGCTGCAGACGATTTTGTACAGCCGCATCTGGAAGCTATTTTTGGTTTCCTTCCACGCATCGCAGTTGCTTCTATGCTCGCGTATCTTGCATCACAAACGCATGATGTTTGGGCATTCCATTTCTGGAAAGAAAAAACAAACGGCAAAATGCTGTGGCTGCGTAACAACGCATCAACGCTTGTTTCGCAACTTATCGACTCCACAATCTTCTGTCTTATCGCCTTCTATGGTGTATTCCCGACAGCAGTTCTCGTGGAAATCCTCATCACCACAGTTATATTTAAAGCTATCGTTTCTGTACTGGATACACCGTTTATCTATCTTGCTAGACGTGTCCACGCCGTGCTCCCAGAGCATGCGCACTAA